The Bdellovibrio sp. GT3 genome contains the following window.
TGAAAGTCTGGAGCAGACCTATGAGAAGTTTTTGGAGTATTTTAAAAAGATATGAATAGAGGCGTAAGTTTTCAAACAGCACCGCTAACTCCTGCAGTGAAGTGGTTGTTGATCATCAATGTGGCGATCTGGTTCCTTCTGCAAGTAATGGTGGAGGGATTCGCTAAGATTCCAGTCACTTCTTATCTTTCCCTGGTGCCGGGCAAAGTTCTTTTTAATTTCGAGATCTGGCAGTTGTTCACGTACATGTTCGTGCACTCCATGCAGGTCACGCACATCCTCTTCAACATGTTGATGCTTTGGTTCTTTGGAGCCGAGCTTGAACAGCGCTGGGGCACGAAGTTCTTCCTGACCTATTACTTCTCCTCCGGCGTGGGTGCTGCGATCATCTACTGCGTGGGTGTTTGGGGTTACGCTTTGGCGACGGGCTCAGAGACGGGCTTGATTGTTCCAGTGGTTGGGGCCTCAGGGGCTATTTTTGGTCTGTTGCTGGCTCAGGGGATTATCTTTGGCGAGCGCATTGTTTATTTCTTTATGCTCTTCCCGATGAAGAATAAATGGTTTGTGGCTTTGATGGGGGCGGTTCAATTTGCCTCCATGATGACTTCAAGCGTTACGGGCGGTGAAGTGGCTTATTTGGCCCATTTGGGCGGAATTGTGGCTGGTTTTATCACCCTTCAGGTAAAAGCCTGGTTTACAAGGCAGGATTTTAAGAAAAAGGCCAAGAATAAGGGCCGAAATCTGCGTCTGGTCGTCGATAACGAGAAGAAGTCGGACAAACCAC
Protein-coding sequences here:
- a CDS encoding rhomboid family intramembrane serine protease — protein: MNRGVSFQTAPLTPAVKWLLIINVAIWFLLQVMVEGFAKIPVTSYLSLVPGKVLFNFEIWQLFTYMFVHSMQVTHILFNMLMLWFFGAELEQRWGTKFFLTYYFSSGVGAAIIYCVGVWGYALATGSETGLIVPVVGASGAIFGLLLAQGIIFGERIVYFFMLFPMKNKWFVALMGAVQFASMMTSSVTGGEVAYLAHLGGIVAGFITLQVKAWFTRQDFKKKAKNKGRNLRLVVDNEKKSDKPPKYWN